The following coding sequences lie in one Aphis gossypii isolate Hap1 unplaced genomic scaffold, ASM2018417v2 Contig00762, whole genome shotgun sequence genomic window:
- the LOC126555244 gene encoding uncharacterized protein LOC126555244 — MAGQLLREARRLSGDGPEDMVSGWSAERAATASFGRIRASPTVWAFFERGFAEGRRSTRANTPQPTARTRAGPPGRAPPRREAPAYQRDRRGRFQPLQPAVQPPAPPPAVQPTGQPPAPEPAPGAAPPAPAPTPTPPIQPSQPPATPEAQLAVVERWIEEMVVTHEADTDPLGE, encoded by the coding sequence ATGGCCGGGCAGCTCCTCCGAGAAGCCAGGAGGCTCTCCGGGGATGGACCGGAGGACATGGTGAGCGGTTGGTCGGCTGAACGCGCGGCCACCGCCTCATTCGGCCGGATCCGGGCCAGCCCGACGGTGTGGGCCTTTTTCGAGAGGGGGTTCGCCGAGGGACGTCGGTCCACGCGGGCTAACACCCCGCAGCCTACTGCTAGGACGCGGGCAGGACCTCCGGGGAGGGCACCCCCCCGCCGAGAGGCGCCGGCGTACCAGCGGGACAGACGGGGGCGGTTCCAGCCTCTGCAGCCAGCCGTGCAGCCACCAGCTCCGCCGCCAGCCGTGCAGCCAACCGGGCAGCCACCAGCTCCTGAGCCAGCGCCTGGAGCGGCACCACCAGCACCAGCTCCTACACCCACACCTCCGATCCAGCCCTCCCAACCACCAGCCACACCCGAGGCGCAGTTGGCAGTCGTGGAGCGGTGGATCGAGGAGATGGTGGTGACGCACGAGGCGGACACCGACCCCTTGGGCGAATAG